The Raphanus sativus cultivar WK10039 unplaced genomic scaffold, ASM80110v3 Scaffold0058, whole genome shotgun sequence genome window below encodes:
- the LOC108848746 gene encoding 5'-adenylylsulfate reductase 3, chloroplastic encodes MALAINVSSSSSPISTSSFPSSDLKAPQICSLKLSDRINVSSASLSLSSGKRSSVKALNVQSITKEAMVPSEVTTEKEVDVVEVEDFEELAKKLETASPLEIMDKALEKFGNDIAIAFSGAEDVALIEYAHLTGRPYRVFSLDTGRLNPETYRLFDTVEKHYGIRIEYMFPDAVEVQALVRNKGLFSFYEDGHQECCRIRKVRPLRRALKGLRAWITGQRKDQSPGTRSEIPVVQVDPVFEGLDGGAGSLVKWNPVANVEGNDVWSFLRTMDVPVNTLHAAGYVSIGCEPCTRAVLPGQHEREGRWWWEDAKAKECGLHKGNIKESSNEDETANVNGTTVEDIFRSENVVSLSRQGIENLMKLENRKEAWIVVLYAPWCPFCQAMEASFDELADKLGGSGVKVAKFRADGDQKEFAKSELQLGSFPTILVFPKNSSRPIKYPSEKRDVDSLTSFLNLVR; translated from the exons ATGGCACTAGCAATCAacgtttcttcatcttcttctccgatCTCAACCTCTAGCTTCCCTTCTTCAGACCTCAAAGCTCCACAAATCTGTTCGTTGAAGTTATCGGATCGAATCAATGTCTCATCGGCGTCTCTGAGTCTATCCTCCGGGAAACGATCCTCCGTGAAAGCTCTAAATGTGCAGTCAATCACAAAGGAAGCCATGGTTCCTTCTG AGGTTACTACAGAGAAAGAAGTAGATGTGGTGGAAGTGGAAGACTTTGAGGAGCTAGCAAAGAAGCTAGAGACTGCTTCTCCTCTTGAAATCATGGACAAGGCTCTTGAAAAATTCGGAAACGACATTGCAATTGCCTTTAG TGGAGCAGAGGATGTTGCTCTGATCGAGTATGCTCATTTAACAGGAAGACCGTACAGGGTATTCAGTTTAGACACAGGGAGATTGAATCCCGAAACGTACAGACTCTTCGACACGGTGGAGAAACACTACGGTATTCGAATAGAGTACATGTTCCCCGATGCTGTCGAGGTACAAGCTTTGGTTAGAAACAAAGGTCTCTTCTCTTTCTACGAAGACGGTCACCAAGAGTGTTGCCGTATCAGAAAAGTGAGACCGTTGAGGCGTGCTTTGAAAGGCTTACGCGCTTGGATCACCGGACAAAGGAAAGATCAATCGCCGGGAACGAGATCGGAGATCCCCGTCGTTCAGGTTGATCCGGTGTTCGAAGGACTAGACGGTGGAGCTGGTAGTTTGGTGAAGTGGAACCCGGTTGCGAATGTTGAAGGGAACGATGTTTGGAGCTTCTTGAGGACTATGGATGTTCCGGTCAACACGCTGCACGCTGCGGGGTATGTTTCGATAGGGTGTGAGCCGTGCACGAGGGCGGTTTTGCCGGGTCAGCACGAGAGGGAAGGGAGGTGGTGGTGGGAGGACGCGAAGGCGAAAGAGTGTGGGCTTCACAAAGGGAACATCAAAGAGAGTAGCAATGAAGACGAAACTGCTAATGTCAATGGAACAACAGTCGAGGATATTTTCAGAAGCGAGAATGTTGTGAGCTTGAGCAGGCAAGGGATTGAGAATCTGATGAAGCTGGAGAACCGTAAAGAGGCGTGGATCGTTGTGCTTTACGCGCCTTGGTGCCCGTTTTGCCAAGCGATGGAGGCTTCTTTTGACGAGTTGGCGGATAAGTTGGGTGGGAGTGGCGTGAAGGTGGCTAAGTTTAGAGCTGATGGTGACCAGAAGGAGTTTGCTAAAAGTGAGTTGCAGCTAGGGAGCTTTCCGACGATACTTGTGTTCCCGAAGAACTCTTCGAGACCAATCAAGTATCCATCTGAGAAGAGAGATGTTGATTCTTTGACATCTTTCTTGAATCTTGTTAGGTGA
- the LOC108848747 gene encoding autophagy-related protein 8a-like encodes MAMAKSSFKLSHPLEARMGEATRIREKYPDRVPVIVEKAGQSDVPDIDKRKYLVPADLTVGQFVYVVRKRIKLGAEKAIFVFVKNTLPPTAALMSAIYEEHKDEDGFLYMTYSGENTFGSLIAH; translated from the exons ATGGCCATGGCTAAGAGTTCCTTCAAGCTTTCTCATCCTCTCG AGGCAAGGATGGGTGAAGCTACTAGAATCAGAGAGAAGTACCCTGACAGAGTCCCT GTGATTGTTGAAAAGGCTGGACAAAGTGATGTTCCTGACATTGACAAGAGGAA GTATCTCGTCCCAGCCGACCTAACGGTTGGTCAATTTGTTTACGTGGTTCGCAAAAGAATCAAGCTTGGTGCTGAGAAAGCAATCTTCGTCTTTGTCAAGAACACATTGCCTCCAACTG CTGCATTGATGTCTGCAATCTATGAAGAGCACAAGGATGAAGATGGGTTCCTCTACATGACTTACAGTGGAGAGAACACTTTTGGTTCTCTTATCGCTCATTGA
- the LOC108853443 gene encoding protein S40-6-like — MEGGEEFQEEDVWSVLREKETQGPQTRISRSSNLFSAASSSSARYIPKGNEVSGAKQSSAPMNVPDWSKVYRNTKMNTRSNHLHSWATHDEDDDEDSMVPPHELVARRLARTQISSFSMCEGIGRTLKGRDLSKTRNAVLTKTGFLESNVTSTSSPP, encoded by the coding sequence atggAAGGAGGAGAAGAGTTTCAAGAAGAAGATGTGTGGTCAGTTTTGAGAGAAAAGGAAACTCAAGGTCCTCAAACGAGAATTTCCAGAAGTAGCAATCTCTTCTCAGCcgcttcttcatcttctgcaAGGTACATTCCTAAGGGCAACGAGGTCTCAGGGGCAAAACAGTCATCTGCTCCAATGAATGTTCCTGACTGGTCCAAGGTTTATAGGAATACGAAGATGAACACAAGAAGCAACCATTTGCATTCGTGGGCCactcatgatgaagatgatgatgaagactcAATGGTTCCTCCACATGAATTGGTGGCAAGAAGGCTTGCAAGAACGCAGATCTCATCTTTCTCCATGTGTGAAGGAATTGGAAGAACACTCAAAGGAAGAGATCTCAGCAAAACAAGAAATGCTGTCTTAACCAAGACAGGCTTCTTGGAATCAAACGTCACATCCACATCATCGCCACCATAG